The sequence CTTTTCTGGAAGAGTTCAAGACGTTTCTGAAAAGTCTTTGAGTCAATCACCGGTGGCTTTGTGTTTGGCATGTCAAAGACCGCTGTAATTCCCCCGTGCAGGGCGGCCTTTGTGCCGCTCTCAACGGTTTCCTTTCTCTTCTCTTTGAGGTCTCGGAGGTGAACGTGGGTGTCGATGAGGCCGGGTAGAATCAGGTATCGGGAGAGGTTAATTTTTCGGCCGCCGGGGATTTCATGGGTTGTTATCGCTGATATAATCCCGCCATCAATTCCTACGCTTCCGTGGATGAGTTTTCCGCCGAATACAAACTTTCCCTTTAAAACAAGCTCGTGCATTGAAGCCCGCGCTAAATTGGTTTTGGCCCGCTTAAAAAGTTTTGTGCTGATATCGACCCTTAGCTTGGTTCATTTCGGCAATTGCCGCTTAACAGGTTCATCCCTGCCAGTGATAGCTTTCTGCGTATCGTAATACTTAAAAGGTATCAGATGTATAAATTAATGCTGCCATGCCTAGAGTGGCAGGCCACATAACTGAGAGGAGGCAATGCAATATGAGCAGAAAGATTTTTAGTTTGTTTATAATGGGTTTGATGTTGTTTAGCCTGGCAGTAACGCCGGCAGTGAAGCCAGTTGCCGCTGCGGACGACGATAAGGTTCTGAAGACCGTTATTTATTCATCACAGGGCGCCATCTTCATGGGCGTCTGGAACCCAAGCTCCAGCGGTTACAGTGATACGTATTCAAGAAGGATCGCCGATCTAGTCTTTGACAGTGGATTCCCCTACGGTGTTGAGGGTGTTCCAGTTCCCTACCACTGCCACGTCGTCACCTACCAGCAGGATGTAACCGTCCCCGACGATGCAGTAATATTCAACTCAACAACCGACACTTGGCAGGCTGCCCACGCCGGTGAGACCGCCAAGACCTACGCCAGGATTGAGTGTGACAGGCCCTACTTCCACGACGGCCACAAGCTCAGCGCCGCCGACGTCATGTACAGCCTCGCTTGGAGCTGGGAGTGGACCCACCTGGACGGCGATGACGACCCGTACTACGATGAGAGCGAAGCCGACTGGAGCGGCGACTTCATGGACACTATCCTCGGTATCAAACTCGTTGAGCAGACCGACGACAGAATGGTGTTCGACGTTTACCACAACTACTACTTCCCACCGAGCGAAATAATGACGGCCGCCTACGTTGTCCCATTCACGGGAACACCCTGGCAGCTCTGGTATGCTATGAGCGAGCTCGTCGCCCACAATGACAAGTACTCCTGGAGTGAATCCACTGAAACCGTTGAGCAGCTTGACCAGATTAACCCGAAGCACGCTGAAGCCATAAAGGAGAAGCTCATCGAACTCAAGGACTCTAAACCAATTCCGGACTTCCTCAAGCCGTACATTGAGGACGAGAACGAGGCTATTGCCGTTTACGATAAGATAATCAACTTCATTGACGAGCACCACCATGCCGTCATCGGCCAGGGTCCATACTACGTTGACGTGTACCAGCCCGAGAACCTCTACGTTAGGATCAAGAAGTTCGACAAGTGGCAGGTTCCGGCCTTCGCCGAGGGTAAGTACAAGGTTGACCCCTACTTCGATACCATTGAGATTTATGGCCTCCAGAACCAGGACACTGCAATCCTTGAAGTTGCCAAGGGCACTTACGACATCCTCTGGTACCCGTTCCCGGCTTACAGGTTCACCGGCCTCAGCCAGGAGCAGAAGAACGCGATTGACCTCTACAAGAGCACCGCTGCCTTTGGTGACCTTGTCTTCAACCCGGTTCACGACCCGGACAACCCGTACGTGATCACCGTCGGTGATAAGAAGTACTTCAACCCGTTCGCCATTAGGAAGGTCAGGATGGGTATCCAGTACATTATAAGCAGGGCTTACATAACCCAGAACATCTTCCAGGGCAGTGCCGGACCGATGTTCACTCCATGGACTTCGAGCGAGACTGGATACCAGTACGTACAGTCAGTGATTGATGCGTTTGGCCTGTCCGAGCAGCCGGACGTCGAGTACGGAAAGCAGCTTGTCGAGGAGGGTATGCAGGAGGCCGCCGAGGAGCTTGCCAAGATGGGCTACACGCTTGAGAAGAAGAACGGCCAGTGGTACTTCGAGGGCGAGCCGGTCGAGATCACTGGTCTTGGCCGTGTTGAGGACGAGAGGAAGGACATTGCGATATACGTTGCTCATCAGGTTCTCAAAGACCTCGGATTCAAGGTATCCGCTGACATTGTCGACAGGAGAACTGCAAGTAGCATGGTTTATGTCAGTGACCCGAGCTCCTACGAGTGGAACTTCTACACTGAGGGCTGGGTCTCCTCGAGCAACGTGAAGTTCTCGATAAGCAGGATCATCCAGTACTACTCGAGCATCTGGTACGCTCCGGGCCTTGTTGGCTGGAAGTGGAGCCCGGAGAACACCGAGAGGGTTACCCTTAAGGAGGTCCTTGAGTTCCTTGGTGATGGCGACATTCAGGCCGGTCTTGACAGCCTCGGCCTCGACTATTACAACACCGTTGACAAGATCCAGCCGCTCCTCGACTGGACCGCTGATGACTTTGCGCTCGTCATATACACTGGTGAGAACAAGGGCGTTAAGATGGACAGTGAGGACAAGTACTGGGATTTCAACAGGCTTGGCACGGCCATTGGTATCTATGAGAGCTACAGAGTCTTCCTCTACGAGAACTGGGAGTTCTATGCTGTGAACAAGAGGGTTAAGATTGACGTCGTTGATCCGGTCGCTGGCCTGGCTTCAGACTGGGCCATCAGGAGTGCTAAGCCCGCTGCTGGTGAGACCACTACTACGACCTCCTCGACGACAACCACTACTACGACCACTACAACTGGTTCTACCACTACTACGACTTCCTCGACGACAACCACAACGACCACGACTGGTTCTACCACCACTACAACCACCACTTCAGAGGGTGGCGGTGGAATCTGCGGTCCAGCAGCCCTGATAGGCCTCGCAATAATCCCACTCCTCCTCAGGAGGAGGCGCTGAACTTTTCCTTTCTTCTTAATTCTTCAATTCTTCTTTGATGTTCTCTGATGTTTTAGTTTCAACCTGATAGCTTATTATTTCAGAACCTTTCCTGAAATGTTCAAAACTGTTCATTGATGCATCCATAAAGTATTTAAGGCAAGTTTTACAAAGCGGAAAAAGACAATGACTAAAAATGAGTCCTGAAGGGCAATAAGTGTGAAGGAGGGAACTCCATGGGGTTTGGTAGATACTTGGTCATCAGACTCCTAAACGCGCTGGTTGTGTTGACTTTAGTTACATTAGTGATGTCCGCCCTTTTTGTTAAGGTTGCTGAGCAAGATCTGGAGAACACCATAATTCAACAGGTAAATGCGGAGTTCCAAGCTCTACAGCAGAAAGGTAGAATCCCAGATAATCCTGACGAGTGGAGAGCCAATAGGATTCAGTATTGGAGGGAGCAGTACCACCTCGACAAGCCATATTGGTGGAGAGTTCTGTATTACTTCAAACGTACTCTGACCTTTAACTTTGGAAACACCAAGACCCCTGTCTTTGGTTCCGAGAGGGATGTTACTGCAATATTGAAGACAGCAATCCCGCGTACTATTCAGCTCTTCACAACTGCCCAGGTGATAATAATCTTCTTGGGTATCCTCCTTGGTGTAAAAGCGGCTCAAAAGGTTGGAAGCCTCTATGACAGGGCCCTTTCAGTCCTTGCGCTGATCATGAGCAGTATCCCAATGTGGTGGTTTGGAATGATTATGTTGTTGATATTCTCATTTAAGCTTGGCTGGTTCCCCTCCAGGTCAATCCCTGATCCAAACCTCACTGGATGGGCCCACATTGTGGACATATTAAAGCGCATGGTCCTTCCTGTGGCCACAATTGTGATAGTTTCCTTTGGAGCGTGGGCGTGGGTCATCAGAAACATAATGATAGGTACGATGCAGGAAGACTTCATTATGGCCGCTAGGGCTAAGGGTGTCCCTGAAAGGAAGGTAATATACGGTCACGCTCTTAGAGCAGCAGCGCCTCCGGTCGTTACCATGATAATCTTCAGTCTACTTGGATCCCTTGGCGGAGCTATAATTACGGAGAGCGTCTTTACATGGCCAGGAATGGGAAGGGTTTACTGGATAGCTCTTGAAGGCAACGAGACTAACCTCATTATGGGACTGACCTTTGTCAACGTTGTCCTGTATCTCCTAGGTGTTATCCTTGCGGACGTAACCTATGGATTCCTTGATCCGAGAGTTAAGGTTGGTGCTTCAGAAAACGTCTGAGGTGATTGAGGATGCGCTGGGTGGACTTCAAAGAATCCCTCTCCGAGTTTTGGAGTGAGTTTAGAAGGCAGAAGTCTGGAATGCTAGGGCTGGCTTTACTCATCTTCCTCATATTTATTGCAGTAGCGGCTCCCGTATTAACGTCCCCAGATATCCCTGATAAATGGCAGAGCTTCTGGGTTGACAATCCAAAAAACGTGCCACCAACGTGGATCAACGTCTTTTCAAGCGAGGATAAGGCCCCCCACTTTGTAATCCAGGGAGAGGAGCTCCAGAAGCTCGTCACGGTTAATGACTCAGAGTACGTTATTGAGGTAAAATATGATAATAAGTATGACATTCCTCCCCAAGACATTGTGATAAAGGACGTCGTTGGTAACTCGTCTTCCACGGGGAGAGTTAGAAGAAAGCCGTCTATAACTGTTATAGTAGAAAGGCCCGATGGTAAGGAATTGACTCTCCTAAAGAATTACAAGTTCTCCGGTGAAGCAGTTATTCAGCTTGGTAGTAATCCACAGGTCAGGGATGCTTTAATACAGTGGCTGAAAGAGGAAGGTGTCCCCATCGATCCAACCGAGGAGTTCCAGTTGAAGACTCTTATGGATGCCACAAAGGTACTCTTCGGAAAGCTTTCAGATGATATTCTCACCAACCCTCAGCCTCTCAAAGGGGAATATAAGTTCAAACTCATCTTTAAAACTCCAGCAGGAACCTCAGTTTCCTTTGACAACACAAAGATTATATTCACGGGAAGAACCTACGGATGGCTTGGCACTGACTTCAAAGGTAGAGACCTGCTCGCAGGCATTATATGGGGTTCTAGAGTCTCATTGGTAATTGGTATCTCAGTTGCCGTTGTCAGTGTCCTCATCGGAATATTCTATGGCGTAACCAGTGCGTACCTTGGTGGATGGAGCGATGAGCTTATGATGAGATTCCAGGAGTTCATGGCCTCAATCCCGAGCCTGCCGATACTCATCCTTATGGGTACGTACTTTGGTGGCCACATAAAGCTTTGGCAGATAGTGGCACTCTTGGCGCTCTTTGGATGGGTGGGCATAGCAAGGGTTGCCAGAAGTATGGCACTTCAGATCAAAGAACAAACGTACATTGAAGCGGCAAGGGTCTTGGGTGCCGGCACTGGTAGAATAATCTTCAAGCATATGGTGCCACAGCTCCTCCCGTACGCCTTCGCCCAGATGGCACTCAGTGTCCCAAGTGCAGTGCTTTCGGAGGCCTCGTTAAGCTACCTGGGCCTTGGTGATCCGACCGCCGTCACCTGGGGACAGATACTCCATGATGCCCAAGTTGCAGGTGCCGCAGTGAACGGATACTGGTGGTGGGTCATTCCGCCGGGACTTGCAATAGCCCTTGTTGGATTGACGTTCGTGCTTATCGGTACCGCTCTCGACAGAGTGCTTAACCCGAGATTGAGGAGGCTATGAGGTGGTGGAAATGGCAAAACCTGTCCTCGAAGTTCGTAATCTTAAGATGTACTACTTCACTAACAGGGGAATAGTCAGGGCAGTTGACGACATAAGCTTTGATCTAAAGAGGGGAGAAGTCCTGGGACTTGCCGGCGAAAGTGGTTGCGGTAAGTCCTCCCTTGGTTTTACTCTTTTGGGCATGCCAACTCCGCCGGGCAAGATAGTGGAGGGTAGCATCAAAATCGATGGCAGGGAGATAGTTGGCCTTCCAGAGGACGTACTCAGGAAAGAAATTCGCTGGCAGAAGATATCCATGATATTCCAGGGTGCTATGAACGCGCTCAACCCAGTTTACACCGTCGGTTACCAGATGATCGAGCCCTTGATCTACCACAAGGGCATGGACAAGGAAGAGGCACTTGAAAAGGCTCAGAAATACCTTGAGCTTGTCGGTCTTGACCCGGAGATCGTCTACCGCTATCCCCACGAGCTCTCTGGTGGTATGAAACAGCGTGTTATCATTGCTACCGCCCTCCTCCTCGAACCGGATGTTGTTATAGCGGATGAGCCGACGACGGCGCTTGACGTCGTTGTGCAGGCGCAGATCATAAACACAATGAAAAAGCTGAAGAAGGAGCTCGGTCTCTCCATGATATTCATTACCCACGACCTTAGTATCCTTGCTGAGATCAGCGACCGCGTTGCCATCATGTACGCGGGTAAGATCGTGGAGATCGGAGACAGCGAGAAGATATACTACGAACCCGCTCACCCGTACACCCAGAAGCTCCTTGCAGCTATACCGAGGCTACATGAGGATGTTGAAAAGCTCGAGTTCATCCCTGGTCAGCCGCCCAACCTTATCAACCCGCCGAAGGGATGCCGCTTCCACCCGAGATGCCCATACGCTATGGAAGTTTGTAAAGAGCAGATACCCGAGCTTAAAGAGGTTGATAAGGATCACTACGCTGCATGCTGGCTGCTGTGAGGTGTGAGAGATGGCCGAGCCAATACTTAAAGTTGAAAACCTTAAGAAGTACTTCCCGATTAAAAGGAGCTTCATAGACACCCTCAAAGGCGCCCCACAGAGGAAGGTTCATGCCGTTGACGGCATAAGCTTCGAGATATACAAGCAGCAGGTCTTCGCCCTCGTTGGTGAGAGCGGCTGTGGAAAGTCCACCACTGGAAAGCTCATTGTCAAGCTTCTTGAGCCAACAGAGGGCAGGATATACCTTGAGGGACAGGATGTCACCGAAATCAAAACAAAAGAAGAAGTCCTTGCGTATAGAAGAAGGGTCCAGATGATATTCCAGGATCCGTTTTCCTCGATGAACCCAAGATTCAAGATATACGATGTATTGGAAGAGCCCCTTCTGATCCACGGAATTGGTGAAACAAAGGCAGAGAGAGAGGAACTCATTTATAAGGCACTGGAAATGGTTAAGATCGTTCCGCCCGAAGACTACGTGGGTAGGAACCCCCACATGCTCTCCGGCGGTCAGAGACAGCGTGTCGCCATTGCAAGGGCTCTCATCCTCAACCCGACCTTCATCGTCGCTGACGAGCCGGTTTCAATGCTTGACGTTTCGATCCGTGCAGAGATCCTTGAGCTGATGAAGGAGCTCAAGGAGAAGATGGGAGTTACCTATCTCTACATCACTCACGACATGTCCACTGCCAGGTACTTCGCCGACTGGATGGCAGTCATGTATCTGGGCAGGATCGTCGAGATGGGCCCGGTCGAGAAAGTCATCGACAACCCGCTCCACCCGTACACAAGGGCACTGCTCGCGGCCGTTCCAGAACCAAAACCGGAGCGCAGAAACATCATTAAGGAGCTTCCTATCAAGGGTGAAGTTCCCAACGCCGTCGACATTCCACCCGGATGTCGTTTCCACCCGAGGTGTATCTACGCCCAGAAGGGCCTTTGTGACACCCAGCACCCGAAGCTCATTGAGTACGAGCACAACCACTGGGCGGAATGCCATCTGGTTGGGAAGTACTGAAACCTCTGCCTTTTTATACTCTATTTTCTATGCTTTTCAGGTGGTGACCTTATGGCGAGGTTTAGGGACTGGATAACTTACCCCCCAATAGCCGTGGGATTGATTCTGCTCATACTGGCACTCGTGATGTCTTTTGCGGCGTCATATAATGTTTCACGGGAGAAAACGTGGGATTATGTTCTGGGTGAAGGGGAGCATCTCTTGGATGGTGACGGACTGGAAGGCGTTACCGTTCTTGGTAGAGTTCTAGAAGTTAACGCTGAAAATGCGACTATAGTTGTCATAACCGAGGATATGAACTACACAATATCAAATAACAGGACTGTGCTGTCCCTCGATTCAGACCCTACGCTTCGTGTGGAGAATGGTAAGGTCATATGTTCGTATACAGTCAGGTGGCTTGAGTATCCATACTCATACATAAGTTTCCCAGCGTTTATCCTGGCAATTGTGGGCAGTTATTTTGCTTTCAGAGGCTATATTAGTTTTCTGGAGTCTCTTAGGGAAAATACAAAGAAGAAACAGGAGGAGAAAAATGAAGAAGCCTGATTCTTTGGATGGTGTTTCCCACACTTGTTTGATAGAATTTAAGAATCCAGACTGAGAGAAGTTACCGCATGAGGCCTTTGGGGTGAGCACATGAAGAGGGGCTACCTCCTCGTTTTTCTCGCCGCGTCCATGTGGGGGACTCTTGGCATCTTTGCCAAGTACCTTGACGGCTTCGGGCTCAGCCCGTTCACTATGGTATTTTACCGCGTCCTTTTTGCCCTGATACTCCTGGGCATGTACCTTAAGCTCAGGGGCATCGAGCTGTCCATTGAGAAGGAAAGGCTGAAGTTCTACGCCGTTTACGGGTTCTTCAGCATATTCCTGTTTTACACGCTCTACTTCTACACCGTGACAATCTCTTCAGTCTCCTTCGCCGTCCTGCTCCTCTACACCGCGCCGGTGTATTCGATAGTCCTGGGACGGCTGGTCTTCGGGGAGCCGATGAGCAGAGAAAAGCTCGTTGCACTGGTCATGGTGATGGTGGGGGTCCTCCTCGTCAACGGCCCTGGG is a genomic window of Thermococcus guaymasensis DSM 11113 containing:
- a CDS encoding ABC transporter substrate-binding protein, with translation MSRKIFSLFIMGLMLFSLAVTPAVKPVAAADDDKVLKTVIYSSQGAIFMGVWNPSSSGYSDTYSRRIADLVFDSGFPYGVEGVPVPYHCHVVTYQQDVTVPDDAVIFNSTTDTWQAAHAGETAKTYARIECDRPYFHDGHKLSAADVMYSLAWSWEWTHLDGDDDPYYDESEADWSGDFMDTILGIKLVEQTDDRMVFDVYHNYYFPPSEIMTAAYVVPFTGTPWQLWYAMSELVAHNDKYSWSESTETVEQLDQINPKHAEAIKEKLIELKDSKPIPDFLKPYIEDENEAIAVYDKIINFIDEHHHAVIGQGPYYVDVYQPENLYVRIKKFDKWQVPAFAEGKYKVDPYFDTIEIYGLQNQDTAILEVAKGTYDILWYPFPAYRFTGLSQEQKNAIDLYKSTAAFGDLVFNPVHDPDNPYVITVGDKKYFNPFAIRKVRMGIQYIISRAYITQNIFQGSAGPMFTPWTSSETGYQYVQSVIDAFGLSEQPDVEYGKQLVEEGMQEAAEELAKMGYTLEKKNGQWYFEGEPVEITGLGRVEDERKDIAIYVAHQVLKDLGFKVSADIVDRRTASSMVYVSDPSSYEWNFYTEGWVSSSNVKFSISRIIQYYSSIWYAPGLVGWKWSPENTERVTLKEVLEFLGDGDIQAGLDSLGLDYYNTVDKIQPLLDWTADDFALVIYTGENKGVKMDSEDKYWDFNRLGTAIGIYESYRVFLYENWEFYAVNKRVKIDVVDPVAGLASDWAIRSAKPAAGETTTTTSSTTTTTTTTTTGSTTTTTSSTTTTTTTTGSTTTTTTTSEGGGGICGPAALIGLAIIPLLLRRRR
- a CDS encoding ABC transporter permease; translation: MGFGRYLVIRLLNALVVLTLVTLVMSALFVKVAEQDLENTIIQQVNAEFQALQQKGRIPDNPDEWRANRIQYWREQYHLDKPYWWRVLYYFKRTLTFNFGNTKTPVFGSERDVTAILKTAIPRTIQLFTTAQVIIIFLGILLGVKAAQKVGSLYDRALSVLALIMSSIPMWWFGMIMLLIFSFKLGWFPSRSIPDPNLTGWAHIVDILKRMVLPVATIVIVSFGAWAWVIRNIMIGTMQEDFIMAARAKGVPERKVIYGHALRAAAPPVVTMIIFSLLGSLGGAIITESVFTWPGMGRVYWIALEGNETNLIMGLTFVNVVLYLLGVILADVTYGFLDPRVKVGASENV
- a CDS encoding ABC transporter permease yields the protein MRWVDFKESLSEFWSEFRRQKSGMLGLALLIFLIFIAVAAPVLTSPDIPDKWQSFWVDNPKNVPPTWINVFSSEDKAPHFVIQGEELQKLVTVNDSEYVIEVKYDNKYDIPPQDIVIKDVVGNSSSTGRVRRKPSITVIVERPDGKELTLLKNYKFSGEAVIQLGSNPQVRDALIQWLKEEGVPIDPTEEFQLKTLMDATKVLFGKLSDDILTNPQPLKGEYKFKLIFKTPAGTSVSFDNTKIIFTGRTYGWLGTDFKGRDLLAGIIWGSRVSLVIGISVAVVSVLIGIFYGVTSAYLGGWSDELMMRFQEFMASIPSLPILILMGTYFGGHIKLWQIVALLALFGWVGIARVARSMALQIKEQTYIEAARVLGAGTGRIIFKHMVPQLLPYAFAQMALSVPSAVLSEASLSYLGLGDPTAVTWGQILHDAQVAGAAVNGYWWWVIPPGLAIALVGLTFVLIGTALDRVLNPRLRRL
- a CDS encoding ABC transporter ATP-binding protein produces the protein MAKPVLEVRNLKMYYFTNRGIVRAVDDISFDLKRGEVLGLAGESGCGKSSLGFTLLGMPTPPGKIVEGSIKIDGREIVGLPEDVLRKEIRWQKISMIFQGAMNALNPVYTVGYQMIEPLIYHKGMDKEEALEKAQKYLELVGLDPEIVYRYPHELSGGMKQRVIIATALLLEPDVVIADEPTTALDVVVQAQIINTMKKLKKELGLSMIFITHDLSILAEISDRVAIMYAGKIVEIGDSEKIYYEPAHPYTQKLLAAIPRLHEDVEKLEFIPGQPPNLINPPKGCRFHPRCPYAMEVCKEQIPELKEVDKDHYAACWLL
- a CDS encoding ABC transporter ATP-binding protein; the protein is MAEPILKVENLKKYFPIKRSFIDTLKGAPQRKVHAVDGISFEIYKQQVFALVGESGCGKSTTGKLIVKLLEPTEGRIYLEGQDVTEIKTKEEVLAYRRRVQMIFQDPFSSMNPRFKIYDVLEEPLLIHGIGETKAEREELIYKALEMVKIVPPEDYVGRNPHMLSGGQRQRVAIARALILNPTFIVADEPVSMLDVSIRAEILELMKELKEKMGVTYLYITHDMSTARYFADWMAVMYLGRIVEMGPVEKVIDNPLHPYTRALLAAVPEPKPERRNIIKELPIKGEVPNAVDIPPGCRFHPRCIYAQKGLCDTQHPKLIEYEHNHWAECHLVGKY
- a CDS encoding EamA family transporter; its protein translation is MKRGYLLVFLAASMWGTLGIFAKYLDGFGLSPFTMVFYRVLFALILLGMYLKLRGIELSIEKERLKFYAVYGFFSIFLFYTLYFYTVTISSVSFAVLLLYTAPVYSIVLGRLVFGEPMSREKLVALVMVMVGVLLVNGPGAEVSTKALIFGLLTGLTYALYGVLAKLAVRKEEPEKALFYTLLFGFLFLLPFADFRVPTGAVPYLFALALFPTFLGYVLYNHALKEVEVSRASIIATIEPVVAVLLAYILFGEKLTPSQMLGGALIIGASVLVHIKEEKG